In Myxococcales bacterium, the following are encoded in one genomic region:
- a CDS encoding BMP family ABC transporter substrate-binding protein, which translates to MPSWRPVAALVLVNVALLIVGAALAPTRAPPPSTSTRPIRIGLVFDIGGKDDRSFNDVAWRGLVRARDQLGVAITTIEPSDGADREAALRQLAAREVDLVIGVGFIFSADLERLARESPDVAFAGVDYAPTGADMPPPNLAGLRFREHEGSFVVGAIAGLTTRTRIVGFIGGMKIPLIRKFEAGYVAGVKHVCPDCKVFSAYAGTEPKAFADPALGQELAEAQYEGGADIIFHASGKTGAGVIAAARARHARVIGVDSDQFHEAPCCVLTSMVKQVDVAVYDVIADVVAGRFHGGVRELGLADDGVGFVANRDNASLLTPDVAARARAIAAEVIAGQIVVPSQ; encoded by the coding sequence GTGCCGTCCTGGCGCCCGGTCGCCGCGCTGGTCCTCGTCAACGTCGCCCTGTTGATCGTGGGCGCGGCGCTGGCGCCGACGCGCGCGCCGCCGCCGTCGACGTCGACCCGCCCGATCCGGATCGGCCTGGTGTTCGACATCGGCGGCAAGGACGATCGCTCGTTCAACGACGTCGCGTGGCGCGGGCTGGTGCGGGCCCGCGATCAGCTGGGCGTCGCGATCACGACGATCGAGCCGTCCGACGGCGCCGATCGCGAGGCGGCGCTGCGCCAGCTCGCCGCCCGCGAGGTCGACCTGGTGATCGGCGTCGGCTTCATCTTCTCGGCCGACCTCGAGCGCCTGGCCCGCGAGTCCCCCGACGTGGCGTTCGCCGGCGTCGACTACGCGCCGACCGGCGCCGACATGCCGCCGCCCAACCTGGCCGGGCTGCGGTTCCGTGAGCACGAGGGCAGCTTCGTCGTCGGCGCGATCGCCGGGCTGACCACGCGCACGCGCATCGTCGGCTTCATCGGCGGCATGAAGATCCCGCTGATCCGCAAGTTCGAGGCCGGCTACGTCGCCGGGGTCAAGCACGTGTGCCCCGACTGCAAGGTGTTCTCGGCCTACGCCGGCACCGAGCCCAAGGCCTTCGCCGATCCGGCGCTGGGCCAGGAGCTGGCCGAGGCCCAGTACGAGGGCGGCGCCGACATCATCTTCCACGCGTCGGGCAAGACCGGCGCCGGCGTGATCGCCGCGGCCCGGGCCCGGCACGCGCGGGTCATCGGCGTCGACTCCGATCAGTTCCACGAGGCGCCGTGCTGTGTGCTGACCAGCATGGTCAAGCAGGTCGACGTCGCGGTCTACGACGTGATCGCCGACGTCGTGGCCGGGCGCTTCCACGGCGGCGTCCGGGAGCTGGGCCTGGCCGACGACGGCGTCGGCTTCGTCGCCAACCGCGACAACGCCAGCCTGCTGACGCCCGACGTCGCGGCCCGGGCCCGGGCGATCGCCGCCGAGGTGATCGCCGGGCAGATCGTGGTGCCGTCGCAATGA
- a CDS encoding ATP-binding cassette domain-containing protein, producing MTAPTIALRVRASRRFGACVALADGQLEVEAGTVHALVGENGAGKSTLMRIVYGLERADGGELELGERVELARHSVARAQALGVGMVHQHGMLVPTLTLAENAALGHEPMRGGLLDRAGAGRALVAAAAQLGQTLDPDALAGALTVGEQQRAELAMVSARASRLLILDEPTALLTPAEVDALLDMIRARADAGGAVVLVTHKLDEVVRVADEVTVLRGGRTVASWSADVTTAEIARAMIGGEPPPPSARAPAPAADATAGLTVRELVAPGARGGGAVGVSLAVKAGEIVGVAGVEGNGQRELGLAIAGLGPVAAGTVAIGGADVTRASVAARRALGLAHLPEDRHLHGLVADATVADNVALGRLAEVTTGVTIDRGALARLTAHALGALDVRPADPDARAGALSGGNQQKLVVARELDRPGLRAVLAVHPTRGVDLTAVARIHARLRQAAIDGAAVLLIASDLDELLALAHRVLVMHRGHVVGELAGAALTAADARTRLGAWMAGASP from the coding sequence ATGACCGCGCCGACGATCGCGCTGCGGGTGCGGGCCAGCCGGCGGTTCGGCGCGTGCGTGGCGCTGGCCGACGGCCAGCTCGAGGTCGAGGCCGGCACGGTCCACGCGCTGGTCGGTGAGAACGGCGCCGGCAAGTCGACGCTGATGCGGATCGTCTACGGCCTCGAGCGCGCCGACGGCGGCGAGCTCGAGCTGGGCGAGCGGGTCGAGCTGGCGCGGCACTCGGTGGCGCGGGCCCAGGCGCTCGGCGTCGGCATGGTCCACCAGCACGGCATGCTGGTGCCGACCTTGACCCTGGCCGAGAACGCCGCGCTCGGCCACGAGCCGATGCGCGGCGGCCTGCTCGATCGCGCCGGCGCCGGCCGGGCGCTGGTCGCGGCGGCGGCGCAGCTGGGCCAGACGCTCGATCCCGACGCGCTGGCCGGCGCGCTGACCGTCGGCGAGCAGCAGCGGGCCGAGCTGGCGATGGTCTCGGCGCGCGCGTCGCGGCTGCTGATCCTCGACGAGCCGACCGCGCTCCTGACCCCGGCCGAGGTCGACGCGCTGCTCGACATGATCCGGGCGCGGGCCGACGCCGGCGGCGCGGTCGTGCTGGTGACCCACAAGCTCGACGAGGTCGTGCGCGTCGCCGACGAGGTCACGGTCCTGCGCGGCGGCCGCACGGTCGCGTCCTGGTCGGCCGACGTGACCACCGCCGAGATCGCCCGGGCCATGATCGGCGGCGAGCCGCCGCCCCCGTCGGCGCGCGCGCCGGCGCCGGCCGCCGACGCCACCGCCGGGCTGACCGTGCGCGAGCTGGTGGCGCCGGGCGCGCGCGGCGGCGGCGCGGTCGGCGTCAGCCTGGCGGTCAAGGCCGGCGAGATCGTCGGCGTCGCCGGGGTCGAGGGCAACGGCCAGCGCGAGCTGGGCCTGGCGATCGCCGGGCTCGGGCCGGTCGCCGCCGGCACGGTCGCGATCGGCGGCGCCGACGTGACCCGCGCGTCGGTGGCCGCGCGGCGCGCGCTGGGCCTCGCGCACCTGCCCGAGGATCGCCACCTCCACGGCCTGGTCGCCGACGCGACCGTGGCCGACAACGTCGCGCTCGGGCGCCTGGCCGAGGTCACGACGGGCGTGACGATCGATCGAGGCGCGCTGGCGCGGCTGACCGCCCACGCGCTCGGCGCGCTCGACGTGCGCCCGGCCGATCCCGACGCGCGCGCCGGCGCGCTGTCCGGAGGCAACCAGCAGAAGCTGGTGGTCGCGCGCGAGCTCGACCGGCCCGGCCTGCGCGCGGTGCTGGCGGTCCACCCGACCCGCGGCGTCGATCTGACCGCGGTCGCGCGCATCCACGCGCGCCTGCGCCAGGCGGCGATCGACGGCGCCGCGGTGCTGCTGATCGCGTCGGACCTCGACGAGCTGCTCGCGCTCGCGCACCGCGTGCTGGTCATGCACCGCGGCCACGTCGTCGGCGAGCTGGCGGGCGCGGCCCTGACCGCGGCCGACGCGCGCACGCGCCTGGGCGCCTGGATGGCGGGGGCGTCGCCGTGA
- a CDS encoding ATP-binding cassette domain-containing protein, which translates to MLLLRDVVKAYGPRRVLDGVTLEVARGARVALIGPSGSGKSTALRLFTGLLRPDAGAVELGGEPLTVRGLAAARRRLGYVIQDGGLFPHLTAAANVVLAPRQQGWPRARCDARVAELAELVRLTVELLARFPVQLSGGQRQRVALMRALVHDPEVLLLDEPLGALDPMVRAELQDDLRALFTRLGKTVLVVTHDLAEAAHLADTAVLMRDGRVIQRGTIASLAATPADDFVRRFVRAQRGLHLAAEGADA; encoded by the coding sequence GTGCTGCTCCTGCGCGACGTCGTCAAGGCGTACGGTCCCCGGCGCGTGCTCGACGGGGTCACGCTCGAGGTCGCGCGCGGCGCGCGGGTCGCGCTGATCGGCCCGAGCGGCAGCGGCAAGTCGACGGCGCTGCGCCTGTTCACCGGGCTGCTCCGCCCGGACGCCGGCGCCGTCGAGCTCGGCGGCGAGCCGCTGACCGTGCGCGGCCTGGCGGCGGCGCGGCGGCGCCTCGGCTACGTCATCCAGGACGGTGGCCTGTTCCCGCACCTGACCGCCGCCGCCAACGTGGTGCTGGCGCCGCGGCAGCAGGGCTGGCCCCGGGCGCGGTGCGACGCGCGCGTCGCCGAGCTGGCCGAGCTGGTGCGCCTGACGGTCGAGCTCCTGGCCCGGTTCCCGGTGCAGCTCTCGGGCGGGCAGCGCCAGCGGGTGGCGCTGATGCGGGCGCTGGTCCACGACCCCGAGGTGCTGCTGCTCGACGAGCCGCTCGGCGCGCTCGATCCGATGGTGCGGGCCGAGCTGCAGGACGATCTGCGGGCGCTGTTCACCCGGCTGGGCAAGACCGTGCTGGTCGTGACCCACGATCTGGCGGAGGCCGCGCACCTCGCCGACACCGCCGTGCTGATGCGCGACGGCCGGGTGATCCAGCGCGGCACGATCGCCAGCCTCGCGGCGACGCCGGCCGACGACTTCGTGCGCCGGTTCGTGCGGGCGCAGCGGGGCCTGCACCTCGCGGCCGAGGGCGCCGATGCGTGA
- a CDS encoding ABC transporter permease: MTGRAATVRAVAIAILTATAAGSLLMIVAGASPVALWRQLFASALGDGASVGQVLFRATPLVFTGLAVAVPLRAGLFNIGGEGQLTAAALACAVVAAALPAELPAVLAIAVAVVVAMAAGAAVGAATGALRVYRGAHEVIVAILLNTIIGGVALWLGNRGLFVGESTRTRTIAPALQLPDLGLAGSSASVSVVGAIAAAVVVAWLFARTTVGFGWQMAGRGLEAARAAGLAVDRARVSAMATAGAMAGLAGAHFVLGHKHAYEDGLGRGVGFVGVAVALLAQGRPLAIIASALLFGALAQGGLGVTGDVPKEMVDVLQAVIVLVAAASLGRRKP; the protein is encoded by the coding sequence GTGACCGGGCGCGCCGCCACCGTCCGCGCGGTCGCGATCGCGATCCTGACCGCGACCGCGGCCGGCAGCCTGCTGATGATCGTCGCCGGCGCGTCGCCGGTGGCGCTGTGGCGGCAGCTGTTCGCCAGCGCGCTGGGCGACGGCGCCAGCGTCGGCCAGGTGCTGTTCCGCGCGACGCCGCTGGTGTTCACCGGGCTGGCGGTGGCGGTGCCGCTGCGGGCCGGGCTGTTCAACATCGGCGGCGAGGGCCAGCTCACCGCGGCGGCGCTGGCGTGCGCGGTCGTGGCGGCGGCGCTGCCGGCCGAGCTGCCGGCGGTGCTCGCGATCGCGGTCGCGGTCGTGGTCGCGATGGCGGCCGGCGCCGCGGTCGGCGCCGCCACCGGCGCGCTGCGGGTCTATCGCGGCGCCCACGAGGTGATCGTCGCGATCCTGCTCAACACGATCATCGGCGGGGTCGCGCTGTGGCTCGGCAACCGCGGCCTGTTCGTCGGCGAGTCCACCCGCACACGGACGATCGCGCCGGCGCTGCAGCTGCCCGACCTCGGTCTGGCCGGCTCGAGCGCCTCGGTCAGCGTCGTCGGCGCGATCGCGGCCGCGGTCGTCGTCGCGTGGCTGTTCGCGCGCACGACCGTCGGCTTCGGCTGGCAGATGGCGGGGCGCGGCCTCGAGGCCGCGCGCGCCGCCGGGCTGGCGGTCGATCGCGCGCGGGTGTCGGCGATGGCCACCGCCGGCGCGATGGCCGGGCTGGCCGGCGCCCACTTCGTGCTCGGCCACAAGCACGCGTACGAGGACGGCCTCGGCCGCGGGGTCGGCTTCGTCGGGGTCGCGGTCGCGCTGCTGGCCCAGGGCCGGCCGCTGGCGATCATCGCCTCGGCGCTGTTGTTCGGCGCGCTGGCCCAGGGCGGGCTCGGCGTCACCGGCGACGTGCCCAAGGAGATGGTCGACGTGCTGCAGGCGGTGATCGTGCTGGTGGCCGCGGCCTCGCTCGGGCGGAGGAAGCCGTGA
- a CDS encoding ABC transporter permease subunit, which translates to MRERRGRGCGVAAIAALALTVALARPAAAGPQVRVGSKAFTEGVILGEIVTQVAEASGATVTHEAQMGGTRILWTALTSGEIDAYVEYTGTLALELLADEALPRGDLAALRAALARRGIGMIGPLGFQNTYALGMTEARAAALGVRTLSDLAAHPALALGFSSEFLDRDDGWPGLAAHYRLPHGDVRGLDHALAYRAVVDGALDVTDLYTTDAEIERYHLRVLTDDRGYFPSYDAVLLYREAWAPGAPAVVAGWRRLAGAIDAPTMIAMNARARLDRVPEIDVAATLVRTRLGLRVTRTAAGRAARIWARTREHVALVAAALVMALALALPLGVLAARHRRAGLALLGVVGVVQTVPSLAFLVLMIPLLGIGGPPAVAAMVAYSLLPVVRNTHAGLTAISPPLLESADVLGLGRWARLVRVELPLASPAIVAGVQTAAVLSVGTATIGALVGAGGYGQPILTGVRLDDTALILEGALPAAALAVIVQVVFELLGRALVPRGLRLDPPG; encoded by the coding sequence ATGCGTGAGCGGCGCGGGCGCGGCTGCGGCGTCGCCGCGATCGCGGCGCTGGCGCTGACGGTGGCGCTGGCCCGGCCCGCCGCCGCCGGGCCCCAGGTCCGGGTCGGCTCGAAGGCGTTCACCGAGGGCGTGATCCTGGGCGAGATCGTCACGCAGGTCGCCGAGGCGTCGGGCGCGACGGTCACCCACGAGGCCCAGATGGGCGGCACCCGGATCCTGTGGACCGCGCTGACCAGCGGTGAGATCGACGCGTACGTCGAGTACACCGGCACGCTGGCGCTCGAGCTGCTCGCCGACGAGGCCCTGCCGCGCGGCGATCTGGCGGCGCTGCGGGCGGCGCTGGCCCGGCGCGGCATCGGCATGATCGGCCCGCTCGGGTTCCAGAACACCTACGCGCTGGGCATGACCGAGGCCCGAGCCGCCGCGCTGGGCGTGCGCACGCTGTCGGATCTGGCCGCGCACCCGGCGCTGGCGCTCGGGTTCAGCTCGGAGTTCCTCGATCGCGACGACGGCTGGCCGGGGCTGGCGGCGCACTACCGGCTGCCGCACGGCGACGTCCGCGGCCTCGATCACGCGCTGGCCTACCGGGCGGTGGTCGACGGCGCGCTCGACGTCACCGACCTGTACACGACCGACGCCGAGATCGAGCGCTACCACCTGCGCGTGCTGACCGACGACCGCGGCTACTTCCCGTCGTACGACGCGGTGCTGCTGTACCGCGAGGCCTGGGCCCCAGGCGCGCCCGCGGTCGTGGCCGGGTGGCGGCGCCTGGCCGGCGCGATCGACGCGCCGACGATGATCGCGATGAACGCGCGCGCGCGCCTCGACCGCGTGCCCGAGATCGACGTGGCCGCGACGCTGGTGCGCACGCGCCTGGGCCTGCGGGTGACCCGGACCGCGGCCGGCCGCGCCGCCCGGATCTGGGCGCGCACCCGCGAGCACGTGGCGCTGGTGGCGGCGGCGCTGGTCATGGCGCTGGCGCTGGCGCTGCCGCTGGGCGTGCTGGCGGCGCGCCACCGCCGGGCCGGGCTGGCGCTGCTGGGCGTCGTCGGCGTGGTCCAGACCGTGCCGTCGCTGGCGTTCCTGGTGCTGATGATCCCGCTGCTCGGCATCGGCGGACCGCCGGCGGTCGCGGCGATGGTCGCGTACAGCCTGCTGCCGGTGGTGCGCAACACCCACGCCGGCCTGACCGCGATCTCGCCGCCGCTGCTCGAGTCGGCCGACGTGCTCGGCCTGGGCCGGTGGGCGCGGCTGGTGCGGGTCGAGCTGCCGCTGGCGTCGCCGGCGATCGTCGCCGGGGTCCAGACCGCGGCGGTGCTCAGCGTCGGCACCGCGACCATCGGCGCGCTGGTCGGCGCCGGCGGCTACGGCCAGCCGATCCTGACCGGGGTGCGGCTCGACGACACCGCGCTGATCCTCGAGGGCGCGCTCCCGGCGGCGGCCCTGGCGGTGATCGTCCAGGTCGTCTTCGAGCTGCTCGGGCGCGCGCTGGTCCCGCGTGGGCTGCGGCTCGATCCGCCCGGGTGA
- a CDS encoding efflux RND transporter permease subunit, producing the protein MVEFFLRRPVFASVCAIIITMAGAMAVPTLPIAQYPDLAPPQVTVSASYLGASAEAVESAVTIPLEQELNGVEGMKYISSTSSNDGRSQISITFEPTRDLEVAAVDVQNRVARAAARLPAQVNEAGIVVNKASTQLLCSFGFYTADDRYDPAFLSNFADVYLKDALKRIPGVGEVRIFGERKFAMRVWLDPTKLARRRLTGQDVLRALHEQNIQIAAGQLGQPPSAPDQPYQLAVRAQGRLIEPGEFGAIVIQRGDAGELVRLADVGRVELGAENYGQALLFNGHPGVGVGIFQLPTANALDVRDAVVAKLHELEATFPPGLAYESGTDTTLAVRASVEEVETTLVIAIALVILVIFLFLHGWRSVLITALTLPVSLVGTFAFVQLFGFSINTLTLFGLTLATGLVVDDAIVVIENIERLMHERRLPARAAASAAMREVAGAVIATSIVLIAVFAPIAFFPGTTGAIYRQFALTIAASVAISTFCALTLTPALSALLLKAHHGPKWLPFRIVDGALDGTRRAYAATLGWILRYPLPVLAVFVACLALTVHLFRSTPTGFIPAEDQGYLIISVQGPDGMSFTDNQAVVREVADVLDGIPEVKARFMVSGFQSGSTGSNLAQIFVPLIPWDQRPGRAQSVAGLVERLRGPLARIGRARVTPFQPPTIRGVGAVGGFQFVVEDTGVGRPLDELAAATGALVAAANGDPRLRGIFTSFTANAPIVSVEVDREKAKALGVQVDQLYGTLQLFMGSQYVNDFNYANRTYRVYLQADAQFRDAPDDIGAYYVRTDAGDMVPIEAVATARPTTSAQLIRHYNLFRSAEINGAAGPGVSSGQALAAMEEIAARTLPEGIVTEWTGISLEQKESSSQTGLIFALGLVFVFLVLAAQYESFVLPLVIILAVPLAVLGGLGLQVARGLDNDVFCQVGLVMLVGLASKNAILIVEFAEQLRRAGQAPRAAVIAAASVRLRPILMTSIAFLLGVLPLMLAHGAGAAARNSLGTTVFGGMLVSTVVNLIFIPAIYVVVRRPARAAPDGPPAGQLGATAPSA; encoded by the coding sequence ATGGTCGAGTTCTTCCTGCGCCGCCCGGTGTTCGCGTCGGTGTGCGCGATCATCATCACGATGGCCGGCGCGATGGCCGTGCCGACCCTGCCGATCGCTCAGTACCCCGACCTGGCGCCGCCGCAGGTGACCGTCAGCGCCAGCTACCTCGGCGCCAGCGCCGAGGCGGTCGAGAGCGCCGTCACGATCCCGCTCGAGCAGGAGCTCAACGGCGTCGAGGGCATGAAGTACATCTCGTCGACCAGCTCCAACGACGGCCGCAGCCAGATCTCGATCACGTTCGAGCCGACCCGCGACCTCGAGGTCGCCGCGGTCGACGTGCAGAACCGCGTCGCCCGCGCCGCCGCGCGCCTGCCGGCCCAGGTCAACGAGGCCGGCATCGTCGTCAACAAGGCCTCGACCCAGCTCCTGTGCAGCTTCGGCTTCTACACCGCGGACGATCGCTACGACCCGGCGTTCCTGTCGAACTTCGCCGACGTCTACCTGAAGGACGCGCTCAAGCGCATCCCCGGCGTCGGCGAGGTCCGGATCTTCGGCGAGCGCAAGTTCGCGATGCGGGTCTGGCTCGATCCGACCAAGCTGGCGCGGCGCCGGCTCACCGGCCAGGACGTGCTCCGGGCGCTGCACGAGCAGAACATCCAGATCGCCGCGGGCCAGCTCGGCCAGCCGCCGTCGGCGCCCGACCAGCCGTACCAGCTCGCGGTCCGGGCCCAGGGCCGCCTGATCGAGCCCGGCGAGTTCGGCGCGATCGTGATCCAGCGCGGCGACGCCGGCGAGCTGGTGCGCCTCGCCGACGTCGGCCGGGTCGAGCTCGGCGCCGAGAACTACGGCCAGGCGCTCCTGTTCAACGGCCACCCCGGCGTCGGCGTCGGCATCTTCCAGCTCCCGACCGCCAACGCGCTCGACGTCCGCGACGCGGTCGTCGCCAAGCTGCACGAGCTCGAGGCGACGTTCCCGCCCGGCCTCGCGTACGAGTCGGGCACTGACACGACGCTCGCGGTGCGGGCCTCGGTCGAGGAGGTCGAGACCACGCTGGTCATCGCGATCGCGCTGGTGATCCTGGTGATCTTCCTGTTCCTGCACGGCTGGCGCAGCGTGCTGATCACCGCGCTGACCTTGCCGGTGTCGCTGGTCGGGACCTTCGCGTTCGTGCAGCTGTTCGGCTTCTCGATCAACACGCTGACCCTGTTCGGCCTGACCCTCGCGACCGGGCTGGTCGTCGACGACGCGATCGTCGTGATCGAGAACATCGAGCGGCTGATGCACGAGCGCCGCCTGCCGGCCCGGGCCGCGGCCTCGGCCGCGATGCGCGAGGTCGCGGGCGCGGTCATCGCCACGTCGATCGTGCTGATCGCGGTGTTCGCGCCGATCGCGTTCTTCCCTGGCACCACCGGCGCGATCTACCGCCAGTTCGCGCTGACGATCGCGGCCTCGGTCGCGATCTCGACCTTCTGCGCGCTGACCTTGACCCCGGCGCTGAGCGCGCTGCTGCTCAAGGCCCACCACGGCCCCAAGTGGCTGCCGTTCCGGATCGTCGACGGCGCGCTCGACGGCACCCGCCGCGCCTACGCCGCCACGCTCGGGTGGATCCTGCGCTACCCGCTGCCGGTCCTGGCGGTGTTCGTCGCGTGCCTGGCGCTGACCGTGCACCTGTTCCGCTCGACCCCGACCGGCTTCATCCCGGCCGAGGATCAGGGCTACCTGATCATCTCGGTCCAGGGCCCCGACGGCATGTCGTTCACCGACAACCAGGCGGTCGTGCGCGAGGTCGCCGACGTCCTCGACGGGATCCCCGAGGTCAAGGCCCGGTTCATGGTCTCGGGGTTCCAGTCCGGCAGCACCGGCTCCAACCTGGCCCAGATCTTCGTGCCGCTGATCCCGTGGGACCAGCGCCCGGGCCGCGCCCAGTCGGTGGCCGGCCTGGTCGAGCGCCTGCGCGGCCCGCTGGCGCGGATCGGGCGGGCCCGGGTCACGCCGTTCCAGCCGCCGACCATCCGCGGCGTCGGCGCGGTCGGCGGCTTCCAGTTCGTCGTCGAGGACACCGGCGTCGGCCGGCCGCTCGACGAGCTGGCCGCGGCCACCGGCGCGCTGGTGGCCGCCGCCAACGGCGATCCGCGCCTGCGCGGCATCTTCACCTCGTTCACCGCCAACGCGCCGATCGTGTCGGTCGAGGTCGACCGCGAGAAGGCCAAGGCGCTCGGGGTCCAGGTCGACCAGCTCTACGGCACGTTGCAGCTGTTCATGGGCAGCCAGTACGTCAACGACTTCAACTACGCCAACCGGACGTACCGGGTGTACCTGCAGGCCGACGCGCAGTTCCGCGACGCGCCCGACGACATCGGCGCCTACTACGTGCGCACCGACGCCGGCGACATGGTGCCGATCGAGGCCGTGGCCACGGCCCGGCCGACCACCTCGGCGCAGCTCATCCGGCACTACAACCTGTTCCGCTCGGCCGAGATCAACGGCGCGGCCGGCCCGGGCGTGTCCTCGGGCCAGGCGCTCGCGGCGATGGAGGAGATCGCGGCCCGGACCCTGCCCGAGGGCATCGTCACCGAGTGGACCGGCATCAGCCTCGAGCAGAAGGAGTCCAGCAGCCAGACCGGGCTGATCTTCGCGCTCGGCCTGGTGTTCGTGTTCCTGGTGCTGGCGGCCCAGTACGAGAGCTTCGTGCTGCCGCTGGTGATCATCCTCGCCGTGCCGCTCGCGGTCCTGGGCGGGCTGGGCCTGCAGGTCGCGCGCGGCCTCGACAACGACGTGTTCTGTCAGGTCGGGCTGGTCATGCTGGTCGGGCTGGCGAGCAAGAACGCGATCTTGATCGTCGAGTTCGCCGAGCAGCTGCGCCGGGCCGGCCAGGCGCCGCGCGCGGCGGTGATCGCCGCGGCCAGCGTCCGACTGCGCCCGATCCTGATGACCTCGATCGCGTTCTTGCTCGGCGTGCTGCCGCTGATGCTGGCCCACGGCGCCGGCGCCGCCGCCCGCAACTCGCTCGGCACGACCGTCTTCGGCGGCATGCTGGTGTCGACGGTGGTGAACCTGATCTTCATCCCGGCGATCTACGTCGTCGTGCGCCGCCCGGCCCGGGCCGCGCCCGACGGGCCGCCCGCGGGTCAGCTGGGCGCGACCGCGCCGTCGGCGTAG
- a CDS encoding ABC transporter permease translates to MTGFLASLVTLGFVAQVIRISIPYVLAALGGTVTERSGVIDLALEAKLLMGAFAAAVVTYETGSLAVGVVAAAGAGAGVAAIQALWSVRLGAEQVVTGIALNLGAFGFTRYFLGVRYGQGTNSPKIDGLGTTVLTNPLTWIAGTLVAVTVVGLWHARLGLRIRAVGEHPEATAAAGVSVARVRWTAVVLGGALAGLGGAQLSLPVDGFVAEASGGRGYVALVAVIMSGWRPGRAALLCVAFGAADAAQFRMQSRGLGLPPELVKLMPYALALALLAAWPRRTPPPRALGQPW, encoded by the coding sequence GTGACCGGGTTCCTGGCGTCGCTCGTCACGCTCGGGTTCGTCGCCCAGGTGATCCGCATCTCGATCCCGTACGTGCTCGCGGCGCTGGGCGGCACCGTCACCGAGCGCAGCGGGGTGATCGATCTGGCGCTCGAGGCCAAGCTGCTCATGGGCGCGTTCGCGGCGGCGGTGGTCACCTACGAGACCGGCTCGCTGGCGGTGGGCGTGGTGGCCGCGGCCGGGGCCGGGGCCGGGGTCGCGGCGATCCAGGCGCTGTGGAGCGTGCGGCTCGGCGCCGAGCAGGTGGTCACCGGCATCGCGCTCAACCTGGGCGCGTTCGGGTTCACGCGCTACTTCCTGGGCGTGCGCTACGGCCAGGGCACCAACTCGCCGAAGATCGACGGGCTGGGCACGACCGTCCTGACCAACCCGCTGACGTGGATCGCCGGGACCCTGGTGGCGGTGACGGTGGTGGGCCTGTGGCACGCGCGCCTGGGGCTGCGCATCCGCGCGGTCGGCGAGCACCCCGAGGCCACCGCCGCCGCCGGCGTCTCGGTGGCGCGGGTGCGCTGGACCGCGGTGGTGCTCGGCGGCGCGCTGGCCGGCCTCGGGGGCGCGCAGCTGTCGCTGCCGGTCGACGGCTTCGTCGCCGAGGCGTCGGGCGGGCGCGGCTACGTCGCCCTGGTCGCGGTGATCATGAGCGGCTGGCGCCCGGGCCGGGCGGCGCTCCTGTGCGTGGCGTTCGGCGCGGCCGACGCGGCGCAGTTCCGCATGCAGTCGCGCGGGCTGGGCCTGCCGCCCGAGCTGGTGAAGCTCATGCCGTACGCGCTGGCGCTGGCGCTCCTGGCGGCGTGGCCGCGGCGCACGCCGCCGCCGCGCGCGCTCGGTCAGCCGTGGTGA